TGATCAGTTCCGGGTCCTCCTCGCCGGGCTCCGGGTCGCGGCCCATGCCCAGCAGGCCGTTCTCGACGTGGTAGACCACCTCGCGGCCCTCGGGGATGAAGGCCGCCACCAGCTCGGGCATTCCGATGCCCAGGTTCACGTAGCTGCCGTCGGGAATGTCCTGCGCCACGCGTCGGGCCATCTCCTCGCGGGTCCAGCCGACGACTCCCTGTTCCTCGGTCGCGCTCATGGGTAGCGCACCCCCTCCCGCACCAGTGCAGACTCCTGCAAGGGCTCGGCCACCCGGACGACGCGGTCGACGAAGATCCCGGGCGTGACCACGCACTCCGGATCGATCTCGCCGGCCTCGACGATCTGTTCGGTCTGGACGATCGTCGTCCCGGCCGCGGTGCACATGATCGGCGCGAAGTTCCGCGCCGTTTTGTTGTACAGCAGATTGCCGTAGCGGTCGGCCACGCGTGCCTTGACCAGGGCGAAGTCGGCCCGCAGACCCCGCTCCATGAGGTAGGTCCGGCCGTCGAACTCGCGGGTCTCCTTGCCCTCCTCGAGCACCGTCCCCACGCCGGTGGCCGTGTAGAAGGCGGGGATCCCCGCGCCGCCGGCACGGATGCGCTCGGCGAGCGTGCCCTGGGGCACCAGCTCGAGTTCGACCTTGCCGGCCCGGTACTGCTCGGGGAAGACCTTCGAGTTCGCCGTGCGCGGATACGAGCAGATCATCTTCGCCACGCGCTCGTTGTCGATCAGCGCGGCCAGACCGACGTGGCCACTGCCCGTGTTGTTGTTGACCACGGTGAGGCCGCGCGCTCCCTGGTCGATCAGGGCGTGGATCAGCTCGATCGGACTTCCGGCCTCGCCGAATCCACCGATCATCACCGTCGCCCCGTCCGGAATGTCGGCCACGGCCTCGGCCACCGAGTTCCATCGCTTGTCGATCATCTCGCCTTTCCGATCCTCGGGACGGCCGGGGCCGCTCCCCCGGCCGGAGTGCCGTCAGACGTCGAGCGATTCGCGCGCCGACGCCAGCGCGCGCGCCAGCTCCGCCTCGATCTCGCGCAGTTCCTCACGGAAGAAGAACTCGTCGCCCTCGAAGGGCGGCAGCAGGTCCACCGTATTCTGCTCCTCGTCGTACTGCGCGAGGAAGACCCTGTCCATCCATTCCATGTTCCGGCCCTCGGTGAACTTCAGCGCGAAGGCCTGCTTGCCGTTCACCTCGCAGGTGCCGAGGATCGAGATCTTGCCCGCCGACGAGGTCATCGAGATGTAGCGCGTGGGTCGGTAGATCGACGCCAGGTTGCGATGGATCCGGCTGGCGACCTCGTTCACCTCGGCCAGCGGCGTGGTGAAGTAGTGGTGCTCACCGGTCGGACGCGCGCAGTACATCGAGTGGAAGCCGATGTGCATGGTCCCGAGCAGGTTGGCCAGGTCGATCCAGTTCTGTGCGCTGCGCTCGACGTCGGTGCGGCCGTCCGGGCCTTCGAACAGGCTCACGTGCCGCATGATCGGGCTCTGGCTGCGCAGCACCACGCCGTGGCGCTGCAGGCGGCGGATCGCCGCGATGGTGCTGGGATTGAGGATCTCGCGCGGCGTGCTGAAGTGCGCCATCCAGGCCAGCTGGATGCCGGCGGCGTGCAGCTCGTCGAACAGGGCGAGCATCTCGTCGTACTCCGGCGAGAGCACACGCTCGGGGCTGTAGCTGAGCAGGCGCGTGCCCAGGCGGATCGCACGCACGTGCAGGAAGTCGGGGTCACCCTCGAGCAGCGGCCGGGCGTACTCGCGCAGACGGCTCGCCGGCATGTAGCCCGCGTCGCCGCCGGTGATCAACATGTCGGTGATCTCGGGGTGCGTGCGCACGTAGCGGTGGACCTGCTCGATCTCCTTCTGCAGGAACATGTCCTCGTCGCCGCGCACCTGCGCGTGGCGGAAGCAATAGGTGCAGAAGGCGAAGCAGTTCTGCGTCGAGGTGTCGAAGATCAGCGCGCACTGCGGGTACTTGTGCTGGCTGCCCTCGAGGAATTCCATCTCGCCTTCGGCGTTCGTGAACAGCGGCTTGTTGAGCTGCTGGTTGCCGTCGTGCGGGTTGGTCGACTCCATGTAGTCGTCGAGGACCTGCTGGCGTTCCTCTTCGGTCGCCGCCGCCCGGGAGCGCTCGACCAGCTCCCGGCGCAGCATCCCCGGTTGCGGGAAGGTGAGCTGGAACAGCGAATCCGTGGCGAAGTGGTCCCAGTCGATGCTGTTGAGCACGTGGCGCGTGACCATGAAGCGGTAGACGCGCACGAAGAGTTCGCGCTCCTCGACGTGACCGATGTGGATGCCGGCGTCCTCGAGGACGGTCACCACCTCGCGCAGGCCCTCGAGGCCGCGGTACTGTTCCTTGTCGCGGAACAGGAAGGGACGCGTCTCGAGCAGGCCCGACGACTCCGGGTACTGGGCGTGCACCCGGCTCAGCAGACCCTGCGGCAGCAGGTCCTCGCGCTCGATGATCGCCCGGACCTCGTCGGAGTACCGGTAGCGATCGAGCATCCGGTCGATGTCCTCACGGGTGACGGCGGCCGTGGTCGGGGCCATGGTCTCGGGTGCACTCACGGTGGTTCCCCCAGGGTCGGGTTCTCGATGGGCGCACGCCGCGCTGCCCCTCCGACCCGGGAACGGTGTGGGGCACGTCGAGCCGCGGCGCCCGATACGGGTTCCATCCAGATCTTCGACACCGCGCCCGCCCGGTGCCACCGAAGATCGGTCATCGAAGCATCACCGGGAGGAATGAACAGGATCTCGTCCGGCCGCTCGACCCCGAAACGGCCTCCAGGGCGCTCCATACGACTCTCGGCCCGCGGACGGCAGATCCCGGAGGACCGCCTGGAGGTCGGAGAGATCACAACTTCGATTCCGTCAGCGCATCGAGAGGCCCCGTTCGACAGGACGCCGCGTCCGCCGAGCGCCGGTCACCCACGTTCGCCCAGTCGGCGGGCGATCCACACGGTGCGAAACACTGCCGTACCCGTCGTGCCCACGGCGAGGACGGCCAGAACGCCGACGGTGAGCGCTCCCGTGTCCCGACCGAGGAGGAGGTGCGACAGCGTGGGATCGAGCACGGGACCGAGCCCGAGCAGCAACATGCGCTCGGCTCGCTGCAGGACGCCGAGCTTGCACAGCACCCCCAGGCTCTCTCCGCGCGCGCGGGCGTAGCTGACCATGAGCGAACCACCCAACGCGATCACCGCGAGGACCACACCGGGACCCGACCCGTAGAAGACCACCAGGCCGACGAACACGGCCAACTCCGCGAACCGATCGAGGGTGGAGTCGATGAAGGCGCCCGCGTCCGACACCAATCCACGGCGGCGGGCCACGTCCCCGTCGAGGACGTCGGCGATCCCACTCAGCAGGATCAGCGCCCCTCCGACCGGCAGATGGCCGAGGCCGAATGCCACGCCCGACGCGATACCACCCGCAAGACCGAGAAGGTTGAAGACGAATGGGCTCGCCCCGGAAGCGAATGCCGCCCATCGCACCGGGCGCAGCGCCCAGTAGAACCAGTCGCGCACGAAGAAGCCGAGTACGAACGACCCGCCACGTCCCGTGGCGTCCCTCCCCCGGGCTCGGCCCGCAGCGCTGAAACGGTACGCCGCCATGCTCAACAGCGAGAGTCCGACCAGGCTCGTCACGACCACGATCTCGGGTCTCATCTCTCGTCTCCGGGCGACATGGACTCGCGGCGCGCGCGGCGCAACGCGCGGAGCACGCGAAAGAGCTTCGGCCACAACAACACCAGCGGCCAGCGGCGTTCGGCCGGTCGGATCTCGAGTTCGAGACCGGTCCGTCGCCGCAGCTTCCGCACGATGTAGTCGAGCCAGTCGTCGTAGGTGAAGAGATATTTCGACCACCGCAACGTGGCACGGATTCGCGAGCGCCGGAAATACCACGCCCAGCGCAGGCGTGCCACCCGTGATACGGCGCGGGTCCGCACGAAGTGATCACCGGCGACGACCACCCCGTGTTCGGGTCCATGACGGCTGATCAGATCGCGATAGAGCGGCACGAGCTGGTGCTCCTGGGCGGAGAAGACCTCTCGGACCCGCTCCCCTCGTTCCGGCCGGATCTCGCCCGCGTACGAGACTCGCAGCATGTGCTCGCAGTAGGTGCGGGCGTCGAACTCCCGGGGTAGGTCGAGCGGAACCCAGCACAGCGTCTCCACCCGCGCACGCGTCACGGCGGTCATGAGCGATCGCAGCACGGCGGACTCACGGACGAAGACGAACTCGACCCGCTGGGACAAGCGGCCCTTGCAGAAATGATCCGCTGACCGGCTCGAGAGTGCCCTCTCCAGGCCTTCCCGGGTGACCACGAAGCACTTCGCTCCGGCCCCCTCCACCGCTGGAGGTCGCACCGAGATCACGTTCGGTGTCAACCAGCGGTTCAGCACGGATAGCGTGAAGGCCGATCGCTGGACCATCCCCCGCTCACGAAGCCTTCCGTAGAACGACCGCGTGCTGTCGACGACCACGAAGAGGTCGGTCGCACTGTGTGGATCCGGCGATGTGCCGAGCAAGCGCGACCCGAAGAGGATCACGGCCGCGAGCGTCGGCCCCGATGCACGTGACAGGTACTCGACCTGGGCGGCGACTTCGTCCGTCGGAACGAAGAGCTCGGGCCGAGCTCGGGAACCGGGATCCATTCGACCGTCTCTCGTCAGGCAACCCGGCGAGTCATCGAGACCCGCCGGGTGCTTCGGAATCCGCCGACCCTCGCAGTCCGGCGAGACCCTCGACCATCTCCACGTGCATTCGATCGGAGAACTCCGAGGCCGTCTCCACGGTCGGGTCGAACCGGAACGGACCCAGACGGAGCGCCCGGCCCCGGACCCCGCCGATGTTCGACACGTAGTCGGCGAGCCGGCCGCAGCGCCAGAATCCGTCGACCACCAGTACGTGGGTCTCCCAGGTCCGCTGCTCGAGGATCGCCTCGAGCCCACCTCTCTTGAACGGTCGAATCCCGCCGTCCCGAGTGCGGTGTCCCTCGGGGAACAGCACCATGGGCCGCTCGGCGGAGCGGGCCACTTCGGCGAGACGGTCGACCTGTTCCCTCGTTCGCGATCCCGGCTCCACCAACGGCATGTCGTACAGCCGCAACATGTGGGAAACCAAGGGAATCCCCCGAGCGTAGCGTCGTCTGGTCACGATCAGGGGCGAGCGATCCCGCACCGCGAGAATGCCGAGGGGTATGTCCAGCAGGGACTGATGATTCATGAGGATGAGCGTCCCGGTGGTACCTCGCACCGGCGCGGGCACCTCGATCCGGGCCCCGGCGACCACTCCGACCACACCTCGCAGGATCAGCGCGGCCACCCCGCGCATCCAGACATACAGGATCCGGTCACGGGCGCCCGGCCGAATCCGTATCCATCCAGTCACGATGATCCGTTGAATCAAGTCGGTGACAAGAAATATGATGGCCGCCGTGAAGAGTGAGAAGGCTCCGCGCAGTCGCAATGGTTCGATCCTGCTCCGAGCTCCGGAACTCGACGTCGAATCAGGCCCTCTCCGGCACCGGTGATCGTCCTCGAGCGCCTCGTGCTTCCCACGAGAGAAGGATATTTGGGCAGCCATGAAACCGTCAAGGATCCCCTCCCGATACGAGCCGCCCGATTCGGCGGTCGAGTCCAACGCATCCGCCCCCGGCGCGGCCGGCCAGGACGCCGTACCGACGCCCGACGACGAGGATCGCGCGCGCCGGTTCCAGGACTACGACTACAGCAACTTCTACTCGGGCACAGGGAACGATCCCTTCGACATGCTCGAGCCCTTCGACGCGTGGTGGCAATGGGCGCGGCCGGCGGGGTACTACCAGTTCGGCCTCCCGATGCGCACGGCACCCGGAACGAGGGTGGACGTCGACGAGACCAAGAATCACACCACCCTGAAGGGTCTCGTGAACCTGGCCAGCTACAACTACCTGGGTCTCTCCTACCGCCCGGAGGTGATCGAAGCCTCGGTCGACGCCGTACGCAGGTACGGCCTCGGCGCGTCCGGGTCTCCGATCCTGAGCGGCAACCTCGATCTGCACGAACGGCTGCGTGAGAACCTCGCCCGCTTCAAGGCGAAGGAGGAGGTCCTGCTGTTCCCGTCGGGTTATGCTGCGAATCTGGGACTCATCGCCGGCCTGATGCGCGCGGGAGACCTGGTGGTGGCCGACCAGTACTCGCACACGAGCATCATCGATGGAATCATCCTCTCACGCGCCAAGGCTCGATTCTTCCGCCACAACGACGCCGACGACCTGGACCGCAAACTCGGTCGCGCCGATGGCAAGAAGCTCGTGGTGGTCGAGGGCGTCTACTCGATGGACGGCGATCTCGCTCGGCTGCCCGAGATCGTGGAGGTCGCTCGCAAGCACGGTGCGCGCATCCTCATCGACGAGGCGCACTCCGGCTTCCTCTTCGGAGAGAACGGCCGTGGGGTCGCGGAGCACTTCGGCCTCGACGACGAGGTCGACATCCATCTCGGAACCTTTTCCAAGAGCCTCGGGGGCATGGGTGGCTTCGTTGCGGGCTCGACCCAGCTCATCAATTATCTTCGGGGGTTCGCGCGTTCGCGTGTGTTCTCCTGTGCGATCGCCCCCGGCGTCGTGGCCGGACTCGACCGGGCACTCGACATCGCTCGCGCCGAGCCCGAGCTCCGGTTCGTGCTCCACGACAACGCCGACTTCCTCCGCAATCGTCTGAGAGACGCCGGGGTCGACGTGGGCCTGTCGGAGTCGCAGGTGATTCCGATTCTGATCCGCGACGACGAGCGGATCTTCTCGATCGTCGAGGACCTTCTCCACGAGGGCGTGTACCTGAATCCGGTTCGCTATCCCGCCGTGGGAAAACACCGATCGCGGGTGCGGATCTCCGTCTCGGCGGCTCACACGCGCGCCGAGCTGGCCGAAGCGGCCGATGTCATCACTCACGTGCTGCGCAGGTACGGGCTATGCAATTGACGAAGTACAGGTTCTCGAACGCAATCAATGCCTTCTTCGAGATGCCGACCGAGACCGCGGCCGAGCTGTTGCCCGACCATCTCCAACCACTCGAGCTACGCCACCAGTCCTCGATCCTCGCGGTGACGGCGTTCCACTTCACCGAGAGCATGGTCGGCGACTACCACGAGGTCGTTCTCGCAGTGATCGTGCCCCCGATGGTCAAAGCCGCCGATGTCTTTCCGAAGTCGGCCTACTATCCCTTCGTCGTGGGGACCAGTACGTCGGCCTCTCGCGAGCATGCCATCGAACGGTGGCACCTCCCCCACTACATGGCCGACGTCCATGTCGACCTCGTAGAGAAGGATGGTACCGTCGACGTCCGTGTCCGTGACGAAGACAGTCCGATCCTCGACTTCCGGATCACGGCACACAAGTGGTCGATCGTCGACCAGCTGTACCAGTGCTTCATGACCGACGACTCGAATCGCTATCGGGTCGACATGCATCTGCACGGTCGCTTCACCGAACACGAAGACGAGCAAGGCCGACTCACGCTCCACGAGCATCCGATGACCGAGCTGATCTTCGACCAGGACGTCGCGACACACCCGTTCCGCGAGATGTGGATGAAGGACGGGATGCAGGTCTTCGAAGAGCTGGAAACGATCTAGATGATCGTGAGTACCGAGTCCGTCGCCTGATGTCGGTCTTCGTGATCGTCAACCCTGCCGCCGGCCGCGGACGGCGCGAGGGCCGGATCGCCAGTCTTCGAGCGCTCCTGGAGCGCGCGTTGCCCGACCGACGAGAGGTCTTCACCACGGGCCCCGGCCAGGAAGCCGACCTCGTGGATCACGCACTCACCGAGGGCTACGACACGATCGTGGCGATCGGCGGAGACGGCACGTGGAGCCTGGTCGCGGACCGCATTCTGAGATCGGGGCAGCGAGACGTGCGTCTCGGGCTGTTGCCCGCGGGCACGGGGAACGACTTCGGGAAGTCGCTGGGCATCACGTCCGATCGAAGCGAGCACGTGGTCCGGGCGATCGTCGAACGCCGAACGCGTCGGGTCGACGTAGGGCGCGCCGGAGGGCGATACTTCCTGAACGTGGTGGGAGCCGGCTTCGACATCGCCGTGATCGACGATGCGGCCGGTCTGCCTTTCCTGCATGGTGACGCCCTGTACCGAGCCTCCGCGTTGCGTCAACTCTTCCGCTTTTCGGGTCTCCCGCTGGAGATCCACGCGAACTCCTGCCGGCCACTCGTACTCGATCATCTCATGCTGGTGGTCGCCAACGCGAACTACTTCGGCGGATCGTTCCACATCGCGCCGCGTGCCCGACTCGACGACGGCCGTCTCGACGCCGTGAGCATCGCCAATGGGGGTGCATTCGAGCGAGCCCGCCTCTTCTCACTCGTCGGCCGAGGGCGACACGAGGGACATCCCAAAGTGATCATCCAACAGGCCTCTCGCCTCGAGGTGCGGTCCGAGCCGGGTTGGCGCTACGAGATGGACGGCGAAGTCTACACGTGCGAGGGTGGGCGGCTCGAGATCGAGTCGGTTCCCGCCGCGCTCGAGATCTTCGTACCCGAGTTCTGACTCGGGCCCGAGGGGGCGTGGCGCACGACACAGTGGAGGACGGAACGACGTGAGAGCCGTGACCTTCGACGGAGCGATTCCACGATACCTGACCACGCGGGCAACTGGTCGGATCGCGTCGCGCTGGCTCTCCGGTCCCGGCCGCTGCACACGCCTGCAGGAGGTCCCGCTGCCCGCACTGCCGGCCGACGACTGGGTCCGGGTTCGCACTCGACTCGGAGGAATCTGCGGGAGCGACCTCGATCTGGTGCGGCTCGACGTCTCCCCTTCGACCTCACCCTTCTCTTCGTTCCCCTTCGTCGTCGGACACGAGAACGTGGGCGTGATCCAGGAGGTCGGTCCGGCCGTGACCGGTCTCCGACCGGGAGAACGCGTGGTGGTGAATCCGCTGCTCTCGTGCGTGCCGCGCGGAATCGAACCGCCGTGCCGTCATTGCGTGGGCGGGCACCCCGCGCGCTGCCAGAACTTCACCGAAGGCAGGCTCCCGGCCGGAATGCTCCTCGGCACGACGCGATCACTCGGGGGGAGTTGGGGCGACGCCTACGTCGCCCACGTCAGCCAGGTGGTCCGAGTGCCCGAACAGGTCGGTGATCGAAGCGCGGTCCTGCTCGAGCCGCTCGCAACGGTGTTGTCGCCCGTCCTCGACCACCCTCCCGCCGCCGGTGAGCAGGTACTGGTGATCGGGGGCGGCTCCATCGGTCTGCTCGCAACAGCCGCTCTCCGCACGGTCGCCCCCGAAGCCCGGGTCACCGTGCTCGCCCGGCACCGTTTCCAGGCCGAACACGCCGAACGCATGGGGGCCCATCACATCGTGGTGCCCCGCGACGCGGACGACTACTTCCGCTCGCTCTCGGACCTCTCGGGTGGTCGCCTGTTGCACCCCATCCTCGGCCCACGCGTCCACGTGGGTGGATTCGACCACAGCTACGTTTGCGTCGGGAACTCCGGGGCGGTCGACGACGCGCTCCGGTTCACGCAGGCGGGCGGACACGTGGTCCTACTGGGCAACGTCTCGCGACTCCCGAAGGTCGACTGGACACCGCTGTGGATGAAGGAGCTCACGATCCGCGGCAGCCTCTGCTACGGTCACCATCCCCACGGCGGCACGACCCGGCACGCTTTCGACACCGCAATGCATCTGCTCACCGAGGGACTCCGCGACACGATCGATCCACTCGTCACCCACGTATTCCCCCTCCGTCACTTCCGGGAAGCACTCGCGTACTCGATGTCCAGATCGCGGCATCGAAGTATCAAGGTGGCCTTCGACCTCACCGAGCAATGAACGCACTTCGCCGGGCTCTCTTCTCTCGGTTCGTCTGGATGCTCGTGGGCCTGTTCGCCCTGACGATTCTCGCGGACCTCTGGCTCGATGCGGAAGGCGGCGCTTCGGTCGTGGTGGAGAGATGGGGAGTCTGGGCACCCATCGCCGCATTCCTGCTGAAGACACTCACCACGATGACACCGATCGGTGCCGTGGCGCTGGCCGTGTTCACCGGAGTGATCTTCCCCCTGTGGCTGGCGATCCTGATCAATCTCGCCAGTGGGATCGTCGGGGGCATCGGGATGTACTACGTGTGGCGGCAAGGGAACCACGAGTTCGACCTACAGGCTCGTCTCGAGACCCTTCCCGGGTGGATGCGGCGCTACGCTGCCGACAACCTTCTGTTCCTGATCCTCTTGCGCTTCCTGCCGTGGGCAGGCGGCGGCCTCGCCGACATGCTGGCCGGCGCGCATCGCATCCCCCTGCGGACACAGGTCTGGAGCCTCGTCCTCGGGTACCTTCCCGGTTCGGTGATCTACGCGCTCATGGGCACCGGACTCCTCCGTCTGACCTGATCTGACCGGACCGGAGACGTAAGGTATCCTGCCATTCATCTTCGACTTCCGGCAAGCGGGGTGTGTCGTCGGGAAGGATCGAGCTGTCGGACCCAGAAGTCCCACGACCCCATCGGCTCGCCACGGCCGAGGAGAGCGGCACCGACGATGACGGCGTCTCGAAATCGCGACCGCGGGGGGCGCTGGCAGACCATCGCCCTGCCGAACGAACACGGAGGCTGGAGCTTCGTCGGTGAGCCGATCCTGCTGGGTCTGCTGCTCGCGCCGACCTGGGGCGGGGTGGCACTCGCGACGGCCGCCGTCGCCGCGTTCCTGCTGCGGCATCCGCTGCGGATCGTGCTGCGGGCGAGGGAGGTTTCGCCCCGTGTGCGCGCGGCCCGGCGATTCGTCGTCGCGTACGGCGTTCTCCTGGCCGCCGCGGCGGTCGTCGCTGCTGTTCTCGCGCCGTCGCTGGGCGTGCTGATCCCCATCGGCCTGTCCGCTCCGCTGCTGCTCGTCCAACTGGGGTACGACGCGCGCGGGCGCAGCCGCGACGCCATGGCCGAACTCGCCGGGGCCGCGGCGACCGGGGCCTTCGCTGCCGGCATGGTCCTCTTCGCCGGCTGGTCGCTCGCACTCGCCCTCGGCGTGTGGTCGGCGCTGGCCATGAAGGGTCTCGCGACCGTGCTGTACGTGCGGGCGCGGCTGCGGCTCCAGCGCGACGCACCGGTGTCGCGCTCGCTCCCGGTGATCGCGCACGTCGTCGGCGCCCTCGTGCTGTGGGTCGAAACGATCGGCGGGGTGACACCGTGGACGGCGCCGGTGGGCATGGGTCTGCTGACGCTCCGCGCGATGGCGGGTCTGTCCCGCACGAGCGGTCGAAGGCCGGCGAAGGTCGTCGGTCTGCAGGAATTGGCGTTCGGTGTGGGCTACGTGCTGCTGGTGGCGCTCGGTTACCGGGTCGGCTGAACCGCACGCCCGCGGGGTCGTCGCCAGGCGGCGTGCGATTCCATTCGAAAATGCAGTGGTTCCAGGGTGTCAGCTTGTGACCGCTGACGACGCGCAATGTCAGCCGCTGGAGGCTGACATTGGCAATTGTCATCCGATATCGGCTGACGAGGCGAGAACCGGGTCATGGACGAAGTATTTCATCGGGCCACGACGCTGGAGGAATCGGCGTCCGGCTTCGATGGGCACGCGTCTGCCTTCCGTCAGGTCGCGTCCGGGGTGAGCGCGGTCGCATCCTCTCACAGAACGGAACGGGCGGGAATTCCGGGGATTCGGCCGGCCTACACCAGCCGCACCGCCCGCCGACGGTGCCGTCGCAGACCCTGATCGTGGACGGCGAGCGTGATCCAGTCGCGCAGGGCGTTCTCGATCGCCCGGAGTTCGTCGTCCTGCGCCCGGTCCAGCGCGCGGTGGACGACCTGCCGCGAACATCCGAGCACGTGGTGCAGTCCCGCGCGGCCGTGCTGCCTCCGGCGCGCGAGAACGATCTCGTGCTGCCGGGGTGTCCACGAGCGCGTCACGCGGACGTGGGCGCGGGCCAGGCGCTCGGCCACTCTCTGGTAGGGCTCGAGATGACGGGCGACGAGGGACAGCTGGAGCGGAAGCCCTTCCTCGACCGCATCGGCCGTCGCGTCGCGGAGTGCATCGACCGGAAGCGTCTCCATCTCGGCCCGCGCGCGCTGGCTCGACGGAAGATCGACGGCTCCGTGCAGTCGGAAGTGGAAGGCCGCCGGCCAGCACACGAGGTGCAGGGCCGCCACGATGTCGAAGGCGCGTTCGGGCGCGGTCATCCACCCCACGAACAGGTCGTGCTCGGCGACCATGCGGAAGCGCCCGTGCCACCACTGGGGATGCCGCTCGCCGATCCGCGCGAGCAGGGCACCGGCCCCGGCACGTCGGGTGGGATCGAGGGGCTGGGCGGCGGCTCCGACGAGAAGATGCGTCAGCGCGTCCATGGATCGCGGAGGCTGTCCGTCGGGTGGCGTCGGGCGACAGTATCGCACGTCCGGCGGGGCGGTGACCAGCCGGCGGGCCGGCGACCGGGCGGCGCGCGATGACACTCGGAAAAGCGGGGTCGCGGGATGTCAGCCTCGTGGGACTGACAAAGCGAAATGTCAGCCCCTGGAGGCTGACATTCGCAGTTGTCAGCCGATCCCGGCTGACAATCCGAAAACAGGGTTCTCGAAGAATGGTTTCACCAGCCGACAACGCGCGCCGACAACGCGCGGCGACACCACGCAACGATGCCACCGCACGATACCGACGCACGATACCGACACACGCGGCTAACCGATCGCCGCCCCGCTCTCCTCGTCCACGTGCTTCTTCGCGTGGTACGAGGACCGCACGAAGGGTCCGCTCTCGACGTGCGCGAAGCCCATCGACAGCGCCTTCGACCGCAACTCGGCGAATTCCTCGGGCGTGTAGTACTTCTCGATCGGCAGCTGCCCGCGCGTGGGCTGCAGGTACTGACCGATCGTCACCACGTCGACGTCGACGAAGCGGAGCATGCCGAGCAGCTCGACCACCTCGTCCATCGACTCGCCCAGACCGACCATCAATCCACTCTTCGTACGCTGGATCCGATCGGGGCGCGCCTCGCCCGCGCGACGCAGCACGTCGAGCGATCGCTGCAGGTCGCTGCCGTAGCGCGCACGACGGTACAGCCGCGGCACGGTCTCGACGTTGTGGTTGAAGACCTCGGGCCGGGCCTCGAACACGACCTCGAGCGCCTCGGGATCGCCGGCGAAGTCGGGGACGAGCACCTCGATCTTGCACGAGGGGTTGCGCCGCCGCACGGCCTCGAGCGTGCGCGCGAAGTGGCCCGCGCCGTAGTCGGGCAGGTCGTCGCGGTCG
This is a stretch of genomic DNA from Candidatus Krumholzibacteriia bacterium. It encodes these proteins:
- a CDS encoding 3-oxoacid CoA-transferase subunit A codes for the protein MIDKRWNSVAEAVADIPDGATVMIGGFGEAGSPIELIHALIDQGARGLTVVNNNTGSGHVGLAALIDNERVAKMICSYPRTANSKVFPEQYRAGKVELELVPQGTLAERIRAGGAGIPAFYTATGVGTVLEEGKETREFDGRTYLMERGLRADFALVKARVADRYGNLLYNKTARNFAPIMCTAAGTTIVQTEQIVEAGEIDPECVVTPGIFVDRVVRVAEPLQESALVREGVRYP
- a CDS encoding CDP-alcohol phosphatidyltransferase family protein is translated as MRPEIVVVTSLVGLSLLSMAAYRFSAAGRARGRDATGRGGSFVLGFFVRDWFYWALRPVRWAAFASGASPFVFNLLGLAGGIASGVAFGLGHLPVGGALILLSGIADVLDGDVARRRGLVSDAGAFIDSTLDRFAELAVFVGLVVFYGSGPGVVLAVIALGGSLMVSYARARGESLGVLCKLGVLQRAERMLLLGLGPVLDPTLSHLLLGRDTGALTVGVLAVLAVGTTGTAVFRTVWIARRLGERG
- a CDS encoding lysophospholipid acyltransferase family protein; this encodes MAALILRGVVGVVAGARIEVPAPVRGTTGTLILMNHQSLLDIPLGILAVRDRSPLIVTRRRYARGIPLVSHMLRLYDMPLVEPGSRTREQVDRLAEVARSAERPMVLFPEGHRTRDGGIRPFKRGGLEAILEQRTWETHVLVVDGFWRCGRLADYVSNIGGVRGRALRLGPFRFDPTVETASEFSDRMHVEMVEGLAGLRGSADSEAPGGSR
- a CDS encoding aminotransferase class I/II-fold pyridoxal phosphate-dependent enzyme, whose protein sequence is MKPSRIPSRYEPPDSAVESNASAPGAAGQDAVPTPDDEDRARRFQDYDYSNFYSGTGNDPFDMLEPFDAWWQWARPAGYYQFGLPMRTAPGTRVDVDETKNHTTLKGLVNLASYNYLGLSYRPEVIEASVDAVRRYGLGASGSPILSGNLDLHERLRENLARFKAKEEVLLFPSGYAANLGLIAGLMRAGDLVVADQYSHTSIIDGIILSRAKARFFRHNDADDLDRKLGRADGKKLVVVEGVYSMDGDLARLPEIVEVARKHGARILIDEAHSGFLFGENGRGVAEHFGLDDEVDIHLGTFSKSLGGMGGFVAGSTQLINYLRGFARSRVFSCAIAPGVVAGLDRALDIARAEPELRFVLHDNADFLRNRLRDAGVDVGLSESQVIPILIRDDERIFSIVEDLLHEGVYLNPVRYPAVGKHRSRVRISVSAAHTRAELAEAADVITHVLRRYGLCN
- a CDS encoding acetoacetate decarboxylase family protein; amino-acid sequence: MQLTKYRFSNAINAFFEMPTETAAELLPDHLQPLELRHQSSILAVTAFHFTESMVGDYHEVVLAVIVPPMVKAADVFPKSAYYPFVVGTSTSASREHAIERWHLPHYMADVHVDLVEKDGTVDVRVRDEDSPILDFRITAHKWSIVDQLYQCFMTDDSNRYRVDMHLHGRFTEHEDEQGRLTLHEHPMTELIFDQDVATHPFREMWMKDGMQVFEELETI
- a CDS encoding diacylglycerol kinase family protein — encoded protein: MSVFVIVNPAAGRGRREGRIASLRALLERALPDRREVFTTGPGQEADLVDHALTEGYDTIVAIGGDGTWSLVADRILRSGQRDVRLGLLPAGTGNDFGKSLGITSDRSEHVVRAIVERRTRRVDVGRAGGRYFLNVVGAGFDIAVIDDAAGLPFLHGDALYRASALRQLFRFSGLPLEIHANSCRPLVLDHLMLVVANANYFGGSFHIAPRARLDDGRLDAVSIANGGAFERARLFSLVGRGRHEGHPKVIIQQASRLEVRSEPGWRYEMDGEVYTCEGGRLEIESVPAALEIFVPEF
- a CDS encoding zinc-binding dehydrogenase, with amino-acid sequence MRAVTFDGAIPRYLTTRATGRIASRWLSGPGRCTRLQEVPLPALPADDWVRVRTRLGGICGSDLDLVRLDVSPSTSPFSSFPFVVGHENVGVIQEVGPAVTGLRPGERVVVNPLLSCVPRGIEPPCRHCVGGHPARCQNFTEGRLPAGMLLGTTRSLGGSWGDAYVAHVSQVVRVPEQVGDRSAVLLEPLATVLSPVLDHPPAAGEQVLVIGGGSIGLLATAALRTVAPEARVTVLARHRFQAEHAERMGAHHIVVPRDADDYFRSLSDLSGGRLLHPILGPRVHVGGFDHSYVCVGNSGAVDDALRFTQAGGHVVLLGNVSRLPKVDWTPLWMKELTIRGSLCYGHHPHGGTTRHAFDTAMHLLTEGLRDTIDPLVTHVFPLRHFREALAYSMSRSRHRSIKVAFDLTEQ
- a CDS encoding VTT domain-containing protein, which gives rise to MNALRRALFSRFVWMLVGLFALTILADLWLDAEGGASVVVERWGVWAPIAAFLLKTLTTMTPIGAVALAVFTGVIFPLWLAILINLASGIVGGIGMYYVWRQGNHEFDLQARLETLPGWMRRYAADNLLFLILLRFLPWAGGGLADMLAGAHRIPLRTQVWSLVLGYLPGSVIYALMGTGLLRLT